The following DNA comes from Chryseobacterium gallinarum.
GGTCCAGTCCCATATGGAAATGATTGGTTCTTACTGTCCCGAAATTGGCAGCCAGCTGCATGGGAATATTCAGTGGATTGCGGAAATAATTTTGGGGATAGTTATTTTGGGCTTGTGTGATGATTGTATAGATAAAACAGGTCGCAATCATCAGTTTAGAGAAGATTTTCATACAGCATTTGGGTTTAGTTCTTAAATATATGAGATTTCAAGCAATGATCGTGCTATATTGCTTTAGCTGGTTTTATTTTTCCCACAGATCAAACAGATTTTCATAGATGGTTATGGATAAATCTGCGAAATCTGTTTGAGCTGCGAGAAATTATATTTAAGTTTGAGCTAAAGCCAATGGATTGGTTTAATTTTAAGAGGGCTAAAGCCCACTTCTATTGAATAAACAGGCTTCTAAAGCTATTAAAACCTATATTGAAAATCCACTTATTTATCATCATCATTCACTTTTTCCTCTTCTTTTTACTTATATTTCTGAAATTGAACTTTTTAATAGAAATTACCTAAATAAAACATATATTATAAACCGACAAAAATCACTAAATTTGCAGACTTAATTAATCAACGATATTGAGATCTATACAATGAGCCAATTTAAAGAATACAAAAACCTCAACCTTATTGACGTAGCAGAGAATGTAGCAGAATTTTGGAAACAAAATAAAACTTTCAATAAAAGTGTTGAGATCCGTCAGGGAAATCCTGAGTTTGTTTTTTATGAGGGTCCGCCTTCAGCAAACGGTATGCCTGGAATTCACCACGTAATGGCAAGAGCATTAAAGGATATTTTTTGTCGTTTCCAGACTCAGAACGGAAAGCAGGTTTTCCGTAAAGCGGGTTGGGATACACATGGACTTCCTGTTGAGCTTGGAGTGGAAAAAGAATTAGGAATCACCAAGGAAGATATTGGCAAAAAAATCTCTATTGAAGACTATAACAAAGCTTGTCGTGAAGCGGTAATGCGTTATACTGACGTATGGAATAACCTTACTGAAAAAATCGGATATTGGGTAGATCTTGATGATCCGTATATCACGTACAAGTCAAAATACATGGAAACCGTCTGGTGGCTGTTGAAGCAATTATACGACAAAAATTTGTTGTATAAAGGCTACACCATCCAGCCTTATTCTCCAAAAGCGGGAACAGGACTTTCTTCCCATGAACTGAACCAGCCTGGAACCTATCGTGATGTTTCCGATACAACGGTTGTAGCTCAGTTTAAAGTGAAAAAAGATTCTTCCGTTTTGTTTAACGATGTTGACGGAGACGTTCATATCCTTGCATGGACAACCACTCCATGGACGCTACCATCCAATACAGCGCTTACCGTGGGAAGAGATATCGAATATGTATTGGTTAAAACATTCAACCAATACACCTTTGAACCGGTAACAGTTGTATTATCCAGCGTTCTTTTACCTAAAGTATTCGGTAAGAAATATGCGGAAGGCACTGATGAAGATTTTGCCAGCTATACTCCGGAAACCAAAGTAATTCCATACAGGATTTTAAAAGAGTTTACCGGAGAAAAACTTGTTGACACAAGATATGAGCAATTGGTTCCTTGGTTTACACCAAACGATAATCCTGAAAATGCATTCAGAGTGATCTTAGGTGATTTTGTAACTACTGAGGATGGTACAGGTATTGTGCATACAGCTCCTACTTTTGGTGCTGATGATGCTAGAGTTGCTAAAATGGCTCAGCCTGAGATCCCGCCCATGTTGGTAAAAGATGAAAATGACAATCTTGTTCCATTGGTAGATTTACAGGGTAAATTCATTCAGGGAGAAAATGTCCCTAAAGTATTTTCAGGAAAATATATCAAAAATGAATACTACGATGAAGGAACTGCTCCTGAAAAATCCTGGGATGTAGAACTTGCAATCTTGTTGAAAACAGAGAACAAAGCCTTCAAAGTAGAAAAATATGTTCACTCTTATCCACACTGCTGGAGAACAGATAAGCCTGTATTGTACTATCCGCTGGATTCCTGGTTTGTAAAAATGACTGCTGTAAAGGACAGACTGGTTAACTTAAACAAAGAAATCAACTGGAAGCCTAAAGCGACAGGTGAGGGACGTTTTGCCAACTGGCTGGAAAATGTAAATGACTGGAACTTATCCCGTTCAAGATATTGGGGAATTCCGTTACCAATCTGGAGAACGGATGACCTGAAAGAAGAAAAGATCATAGGTTCTGTAGAGGAGCTTTACAACGAAATTGAAAAGTCCGTTGCAGCAGGATACATGAAAGAAAACCCGTTCAAAGGTTTCATTATCGGAAATATGTCTGAATCTAACTATGAGCTGGTTGATCTTCACAAAAATGTAGTAGACAAAGTAATTCTTGTTTCCGATTCAGGAAAAGCAATGAAGCGTGAAAGCGATCTGATTGACGTTTGGTTCGATTCAGGTTCTATGCCATATGCTCAGTTGCACTATCCTTTTGAAAATAAAGAGTTAATCGACAACAATAAAGCATTCCCGGCTGACTTCATCGCAGAGGGTGTAGACCAGACCCGTGGCTGGTTCTATACATTACACGCTATCGGTACAGCTGTTTTTGATTCTGTTGCTTATAAAAATGTAATGAGTAACGGTCTTGTTCTGGATAAAAACGGACAAAAAATGTCAAAACGTTTAGGAAATGCGGTAGATCCGTTCGAAACACTATCTGTTTACGGACCTGATGCCACCCGTTGGTATATGATCTCTAATGCCAACCCATGGGAAAACCTGAAGTTTGACATTGAAGGAATTGATGAGGTGAGAAGAAAGTTCT
Coding sequences within:
- the ileS gene encoding isoleucine--tRNA ligase — encoded protein: MSQFKEYKNLNLIDVAENVAEFWKQNKTFNKSVEIRQGNPEFVFYEGPPSANGMPGIHHVMARALKDIFCRFQTQNGKQVFRKAGWDTHGLPVELGVEKELGITKEDIGKKISIEDYNKACREAVMRYTDVWNNLTEKIGYWVDLDDPYITYKSKYMETVWWLLKQLYDKNLLYKGYTIQPYSPKAGTGLSSHELNQPGTYRDVSDTTVVAQFKVKKDSSVLFNDVDGDVHILAWTTTPWTLPSNTALTVGRDIEYVLVKTFNQYTFEPVTVVLSSVLLPKVFGKKYAEGTDEDFASYTPETKVIPYRILKEFTGEKLVDTRYEQLVPWFTPNDNPENAFRVILGDFVTTEDGTGIVHTAPTFGADDARVAKMAQPEIPPMLVKDENDNLVPLVDLQGKFIQGENVPKVFSGKYIKNEYYDEGTAPEKSWDVELAILLKTENKAFKVEKYVHSYPHCWRTDKPVLYYPLDSWFVKMTAVKDRLVNLNKEINWKPKATGEGRFANWLENVNDWNLSRSRYWGIPLPIWRTDDLKEEKIIGSVEELYNEIEKSVAAGYMKENPFKGFIIGNMSESNYELVDLHKNVVDKVILVSDSGKAMKRESDLIDVWFDSGSMPYAQLHYPFENKELIDNNKAFPADFIAEGVDQTRGWFYTLHAIGTAVFDSVAYKNVMSNGLVLDKNGQKMSKRLGNAVDPFETLSVYGPDATRWYMISNANPWENLKFDIEGIDEVRRKFFGTLYNTYSFFALYANVDGFNYSEKEIENRPEIDRWILSELNLLIKEVKAFYEDYEPTRVARAISTFVNDNLSNWYVRLCRRRFWKGDYSDDKISAYQTLYTCLEVVAKLSAPIAPFFMDQLYQDLNKVTGKENCESVHLTDFPVADESLIDQDLVEKTHLAQNITSMVFSLRKKENVKVRQPLQKVLIPVLDAKTEAQILAMADLIKQEVNVKELQLINAEEAAHLIVKQIKPNFKALGPKLGKDMKVVGTEISNLTPEQITVLEKEGKLDIQGYEITLDDVEISTKDIPGWTVTTDGKTTVALDLTLTDELKSEGIAREFINRVQNLRKDKDFELTDRITIFLEENSPFMEDIKKNEEYISSEVLSNKIEIVSSLLNFNEIEIDEVNFKINIEKN